In Halobaculum magnesiiphilum, the following proteins share a genomic window:
- the yqeC gene encoding selenium cofactor biosynthesis protein YqeC — MTNAPEEALPTEGLVCVVGAGGKKTTLYTLANRLDRAVVTATVRIPIFDDHVARVVVDGDAVAALERHAADADIGVDWPLGLVPEQERDDRYLGYDPSVVDDLAGAHDGPVLVKADGARMREFKAPDDREPQIPDGADAVVPIASAHVVGEPLTDTRVHRPERVAAIAGIDEGDEVTADAVGRVLASPEGGLKDVSADAEAVALVNKVDDADDEAVGREIARAAFDADGPGRLDRVVLAALGEGRIVDVIDP; from the coding sequence ATGACCAACGCGCCCGAGGAGGCCCTCCCCACGGAGGGGCTCGTCTGCGTCGTCGGCGCCGGCGGCAAGAAGACGACCCTCTACACGCTCGCGAACCGCCTCGACCGCGCGGTCGTCACTGCAACCGTCCGGATCCCCATCTTCGACGACCACGTCGCGCGCGTCGTCGTCGACGGCGACGCGGTCGCCGCGCTGGAGCGCCACGCCGCGGACGCCGACATCGGCGTCGACTGGCCGCTCGGGCTCGTCCCGGAACAAGAACGGGATGACCGCTACCTCGGCTACGACCCGTCGGTCGTCGACGACCTCGCGGGCGCCCACGACGGTCCGGTGCTCGTGAAGGCCGACGGCGCGCGGATGCGCGAGTTCAAGGCGCCCGACGACCGCGAGCCGCAGATCCCCGACGGCGCCGACGCGGTCGTGCCCATCGCCTCCGCGCACGTCGTCGGCGAACCCCTGACGGACACGCGTGTCCACCGCCCCGAGCGCGTCGCCGCGATCGCGGGCATCGACGAGGGCGACGAGGTGACCGCCGATGCGGTCGGTCGGGTGCTCGCGTCGCCCGAGGGCGGACTGAAGGACGTGTCCGCCGACGCCGAGGCGGTCGCGCTCGTGAACAAGGTCGACGACGCCGACGACGAGGCCGTCGGCCGCGAGATCGCTCGTGCGGCGTTCGACGCCGACGGGCCGGGACGACTCGACCGGGTGGTTCTGGCGGCGCTCGGAGAGGGGCGGATCGTGGACGTGATCGACCCCTGA
- a CDS encoding redoxin domain-containing protein: MLDVGDDAPEVTAPMATPEAAANTERGSYTSGDVSEFSLADALDDGPVVLAFYPGIYSRTCTQELCELRDWKADLAEADAPLYGVSADTPWSLLAFIDEYDLQYPLVSGFNNSIIADFGVRREESIVAGIANRAVFVVAPDGTVSYTWLATEPLTFPDTDEVEAAVAEATR; the protein is encoded by the coding sequence ATGCTCGACGTAGGCGACGACGCCCCCGAGGTAACCGCGCCGATGGCGACTCCCGAGGCCGCCGCGAACACCGAACGCGGAAGCTACACGAGCGGCGACGTGAGCGAGTTCTCCCTGGCGGACGCGCTCGACGACGGTCCTGTGGTCCTCGCCTTTTACCCCGGAATCTACTCCCGAACCTGCACGCAGGAGCTGTGTGAGCTTCGCGACTGGAAGGCCGACCTCGCGGAGGCGGACGCGCCGCTGTACGGCGTCAGCGCCGACACCCCGTGGTCGCTGCTGGCGTTCATCGACGAGTACGACCTCCAGTACCCGCTCGTGTCTGGATTCAATAACTCGATCATCGCGGACTTCGGGGTTCGCCGGGAGGAGTCGATCGTGGCGGGCATCGCGAACCGCGCGGTGTTCGTGGTCGCCCCTGACGGCACCGTCTCCTACACCTGGCTGGCGACCGAGCCGCTGACGTTCCCCGACACAGACGAGGTGGAGGCGGCGGTCGCCGAGGCGACACGGTAG
- the arcS gene encoding archaeosine synthase subunit alpha: MTDYFEVHERDGAARLGELRLDSPLATPALADDVVRDAGSLWNAERDVPEGDESALTILPHRAYPAGTREEVVDAFAPDYPDSAAAVDGPTAAVITSDAPDSGGAADPPVDAYVLSNAQGVVGHASAFAEAVIDVREAVPADTALYLSGVATPLNVATLAYAGVDLVDAKRARVKGSQGKYLTDEGERFLEDLDELPCSCPACQVPREEFDRAVCEEHNVNALEAELRRVRRRIREGRLRDYVEGQARHEQWLTAAFRELDQQYGYIEERAPVARNNELAAATSDTIRRPEIQRFAQRVSERYVNRFRNPLVLVPCSAKKPYSESQSHGQFHDAIQFRGHLASMTSPIGVVPQELELTYPAQHYDTVVTGRWSEDEKQFVAEVLRRYLERNEYPRVIAHVPEDGYRDICERVAEQVDVPFEYTVEDHPTTTESIGNLMSTLDGELKYTKREREHNTVRAIADYMLGDGAGDDLFEELNTRSRYPKLQVRDDDEELLATMVPTYGALAFTLAGARQWVDSDAPTKTVEIDAFVPQGSVLAPGVVDADDDIRVGDEVVVEGPKAFAVGRAEMHGAEMRSSTRGIAVDVRHSEEL; encoded by the coding sequence ATGACCGACTACTTCGAGGTCCACGAGCGGGACGGGGCCGCCCGCCTCGGGGAGCTTCGCCTCGATTCACCCCTCGCGACCCCGGCGCTCGCGGACGACGTTGTCCGTGACGCGGGGTCGCTGTGGAACGCCGAGCGCGACGTGCCCGAGGGCGACGAGTCCGCGCTCACGATCCTCCCGCATCGCGCGTATCCCGCGGGAACGCGCGAGGAGGTCGTCGACGCGTTCGCCCCCGACTACCCCGACTCGGCGGCCGCCGTCGACGGGCCGACCGCCGCGGTGATCACGAGCGACGCGCCCGACTCCGGCGGGGCCGCCGACCCGCCCGTCGACGCGTACGTGCTCTCGAACGCGCAGGGCGTCGTCGGCCACGCCTCGGCGTTCGCGGAGGCGGTGATCGACGTGCGCGAGGCGGTGCCCGCGGACACCGCGCTGTATCTCTCGGGCGTCGCCACGCCGCTGAACGTCGCGACGCTCGCGTACGCCGGCGTCGACCTCGTCGACGCGAAGCGCGCGCGGGTGAAGGGAAGCCAGGGCAAGTACCTCACCGACGAGGGCGAGCGCTTCCTGGAGGACCTGGACGAACTCCCGTGTTCGTGCCCGGCGTGTCAGGTGCCGCGGGAGGAGTTCGACCGAGCCGTCTGCGAGGAGCACAACGTCAACGCCCTCGAAGCGGAACTGCGCCGCGTCCGTCGGCGGATCCGCGAGGGTCGCCTCCGCGACTACGTCGAGGGGCAGGCCCGCCACGAGCAGTGGCTCACCGCGGCGTTCCGCGAACTGGACCAGCAGTACGGCTACATCGAGGAGCGCGCCCCCGTCGCCCGCAACAACGAGCTCGCGGCGGCGACGAGCGACACCATCCGCCGCCCGGAGATCCAGCGGTTCGCCCAGCGCGTGTCCGAGCGGTACGTCAACCGCTTCCGCAATCCCCTCGTGCTGGTGCCCTGCTCGGCGAAGAAGCCGTACTCCGAGAGCCAGAGCCACGGGCAGTTCCACGACGCGATCCAGTTCCGCGGGCACCTCGCGTCGATGACTTCGCCCATCGGCGTCGTCCCGCAGGAGCTCGAACTCACCTACCCCGCACAGCACTACGACACCGTCGTGACGGGCCGGTGGTCCGAGGACGAGAAGCAGTTCGTCGCCGAGGTGCTCCGGCGCTACCTGGAGCGCAACGAGTACCCCCGCGTCATCGCGCACGTCCCCGAGGACGGCTACCGCGACATCTGCGAGCGCGTCGCGGAGCAGGTCGACGTGCCGTTCGAGTACACCGTCGAGGACCACCCGACGACGACCGAGTCCATCGGGAACCTCATGTCCACGCTCGACGGCGAACTGAAGTACACGAAGCGGGAGCGCGAGCACAACACCGTCCGCGCCATCGCCGACTACATGCTCGGCGACGGCGCCGGCGACGACCTGTTCGAGGAGCTGAACACCCGCTCGCGGTACCCGAAGCTCCAGGTCCGCGACGACGACGAGGAGTTGCTGGCGACGATGGTGCCGACCTACGGCGCCCTCGCCTTCACGCTCGCGGGCGCCCGACAGTGGGTCGACAGCGACGCGCCGACGAAGACCGTCGAGATCGACGCGTTCGTGCCGCAGGGGAGCGTGCTCGCCCCCGGCGTCGTCGACGCGGACGACGACATCCGCGTCGGCGACGAGGTCGTCGTCGAGGGACCGAAGGCGTTCGCGGTCGGTCGCGCGGAGATGCACGGCGCGGAGATGCGCTCGTCGACCCGGGGGATCGCGGTGGACGTGCGCCACTCCGAGGAGCTGTAG
- a CDS encoding SHOCT domain-containing protein, giving the protein MTSPRHRLVRAAPALFAVTTLPAVALAAILVGGQAAAVVAILGWFLLTPLSAVLLDEVFEVDDGDDEDLERALDALREWRADDAGSRPDGPTDSSTGDPTDERNPVDRLRERYAEGDIDEAEFERRLDLLLETEDADAETARERVRNRGGDATADREVERERER; this is encoded by the coding sequence GTGACCAGCCCTCGCCACCGACTCGTCCGGGCGGCCCCGGCGCTGTTCGCCGTGACGACGCTCCCGGCGGTCGCGCTCGCGGCGATCCTCGTCGGCGGGCAGGCGGCCGCGGTCGTCGCGATCCTCGGGTGGTTCCTCCTCACGCCGCTGTCGGCGGTCCTCCTCGATGAGGTGTTTGAGGTCGACGACGGCGACGACGAGGACCTCGAACGCGCCCTCGACGCGTTGCGCGAGTGGCGGGCCGACGACGCCGGGAGCCGACCCGACGGCCCGACCGACAGTTCGACCGGCGACCCGACCGACGAGCGCAACCCGGTCGACAGGCTCCGCGAACGGTACGCCGAGGGCGACATCGACGAGGCCGAGTTCGAGCGCCGCCTCGACCTCCTGCTCGAGACGGAGGACGCCGACGCCGAGACGGCCCGCGAGCGCGTCCGGAACCGCGGCGGCGACGCGACCGCCGATCGCGAGGTCGAGCGCGAGCGCGAACGCTGA
- a CDS encoding CPBP family intramembrane glutamic endopeptidase has protein sequence MVSFAPLRSLIAWFRSLDPRIQALVVAPAIGFSGILAAGVIVLVVLIALSLVGYQPSPLVLIGLSLVLVQGISFGGVASIYLIRTGRSPLSLFRVPTLRDVAVAVGGFFGSLAILIAASAAVQQAGAPTAENEVAQIGAENPEVLLLLIPAAFVFIGPGEEILFRGVVQDRLREAFSPWVAIPLASVIFGAVHYVALTGAAPGRIVTIGILSTLTLVFGATYEYTDNLVVPSFIHGAYDAVLFAGLYVVVVYGPEAGSPEQAATMAFADLLWAVPLV, from the coding sequence ATGGTCTCGTTCGCCCCGCTTCGGTCGCTGATCGCGTGGTTCCGGTCGCTGGACCCGCGGATACAGGCTCTCGTCGTCGCGCCCGCGATCGGCTTCTCGGGCATCCTGGCGGCGGGGGTCATCGTCCTCGTCGTGTTGATCGCCCTCAGCCTCGTCGGCTATCAGCCGTCACCGCTGGTGCTCATCGGCCTGTCGCTCGTGCTCGTGCAGGGGATCTCCTTCGGCGGCGTCGCCTCGATCTACCTGATCCGGACGGGGCGGTCGCCGCTGTCGCTGTTCCGGGTTCCTACCCTTCGAGATGTCGCCGTCGCGGTCGGCGGATTCTTCGGGTCGCTGGCGATCCTGATCGCGGCGAGCGCGGCGGTCCAGCAGGCCGGCGCGCCGACCGCCGAGAACGAGGTCGCACAGATCGGCGCGGAGAACCCGGAGGTGCTGCTCCTGTTGATCCCCGCGGCGTTCGTCTTCATCGGCCCGGGCGAGGAGATCCTGTTCCGCGGCGTCGTCCAGGACCGGCTGCGCGAGGCGTTCTCGCCGTGGGTCGCGATCCCCCTCGCGAGCGTCATCTTCGGGGCGGTCCACTACGTCGCGCTCACCGGCGCCGCCCCCGGCCGGATCGTCACGATCGGCATCCTCTCGACGCTGACGCTCGTGTTCGGCGCGACCTACGAGTACACCGACAACCTCGTCGTCCCCTCGTTCATCCACGGCGCCTACGACGCCGTGTTGTTCGCGGGGCTGTACGTCGTCGTCGTGTACGGCCCCGAGGCGGGGTCGCCGGAGCAGGCCGCGACCATGGCGTTCGCCGACCTGCTCTGGGCCGTCCCGCTCGTCTGA
- a CDS encoding hydantoinase B/oxoprolinase family protein — MSDDGAVGGDADGGDARGDDTVDAGVDSVTLEVIRNGCEAVAEEMNATLVRTGYSPNIKERRDCSTALFDAAGEMIAQAETMPVHLGAMPYSVAAAVEAFPPESLSPGDSVLLNDPFRGGAHLPDLTLVTPIHDDAGDEVIAFAANRAHHADIGGSTAGSVAADSTEIYQEGLRIPPVKFEEGTGEVAGDGTPESEVREDVLSMILANVRTPEERRGDLRAQVAANATGRRRFRDLAAEHGPDLAPALEEIKDYSERRMRAELAALPDGTYEFADALDDDGRGNEDLAIEVALTVDGDGVTVDFTGTADQTDGPINAVLAVTASATYYAVRCVTNPDIPPNHGCYRPIEVVAPEGTIVNPRPPAAVVGGNLETSQRVTDAVLGALAEAAPEAVAAAGQGTMNNVTLGGTDPRGDDPTPYAFYETQGGGFGGRASGDGMDGVHVHMSNTLNTPAEVLETAYPLRIERYELRPDSGGAGEHRGGLGLRRDIRVRDHTARFSLLAERHESHPYGLAGGGEGANGAAYLVDDDGDELEKLPAKHTRDLPAGSVVSVRTPGGGGYGDPAERDPHAIERDLRLGKLTPEAAREAYGYEADDEGDAGDGNDGDD, encoded by the coding sequence ATGAGCGACGACGGGGCCGTCGGTGGCGACGCCGATGGCGGGGACGCCCGCGGCGACGACACCGTCGACGCCGGCGTCGACTCGGTCACCCTGGAGGTGATCCGCAACGGCTGCGAGGCGGTCGCAGAGGAGATGAACGCGACGCTCGTGCGCACGGGCTACTCGCCGAACATCAAGGAGCGGCGGGACTGCTCGACGGCGCTGTTCGACGCCGCCGGCGAGATGATCGCGCAGGCGGAGACGATGCCGGTCCACCTCGGCGCGATGCCCTACTCCGTCGCCGCGGCGGTCGAGGCGTTCCCGCCGGAGTCGCTCTCGCCGGGCGACTCGGTGCTGCTGAACGACCCGTTCCGCGGCGGCGCACACCTCCCGGACCTCACGCTCGTGACGCCGATCCACGATGACGCCGGCGACGAGGTGATCGCCTTCGCCGCGAACCGAGCGCACCACGCCGACATCGGCGGATCGACGGCGGGCTCCGTGGCGGCCGACTCCACCGAGATCTACCAGGAGGGCCTCCGGATCCCGCCGGTGAAGTTCGAGGAAGGGACCGGGGAGGTCGCCGGGGACGGGACACCCGAGAGCGAGGTCCGCGAGGACGTGCTCTCGATGATCCTCGCGAACGTGCGAACCCCGGAGGAGCGCCGCGGCGACCTCCGCGCACAGGTGGCGGCGAACGCGACCGGGCGGCGTCGATTCCGGGACCTCGCCGCCGAGCATGGCCCGGATCTCGCCCCCGCGCTGGAGGAGATCAAGGACTACTCCGAGCGCCGGATGCGCGCCGAACTCGCGGCGCTGCCGGACGGTACCTACGAGTTCGCGGACGCGCTCGACGACGACGGCCGGGGCAACGAGGACCTCGCGATCGAGGTGGCGCTCACCGTCGACGGCGACGGGGTGACCGTCGACTTCACCGGCACGGCCGACCAGACCGACGGCCCGATCAACGCCGTGCTCGCGGTGACCGCCTCGGCGACGTACTACGCCGTCCGCTGTGTGACGAACCCGGATATCCCGCCGAACCACGGCTGTTACCGCCCGATCGAGGTCGTCGCGCCGGAGGGGACCATCGTGAACCCGAGGCCGCCGGCCGCCGTGGTCGGCGGCAACCTGGAGACGAGCCAGCGCGTCACCGACGCGGTGCTGGGCGCGCTCGCGGAGGCGGCGCCCGAGGCCGTCGCCGCCGCGGGCCAGGGGACGATGAACAACGTCACGCTCGGGGGCACGGACCCGCGGGGCGACGACCCGACGCCGTACGCCTTCTACGAGACGCAGGGCGGCGGCTTCGGCGGTCGCGCGAGCGGCGACGGCATGGACGGCGTCCACGTCCACATGAGCAACACGCTGAACACGCCCGCGGAGGTGCTGGAGACCGCCTACCCGCTCCGGATCGAGCGGTACGAACTCCGCCCCGACTCCGGCGGCGCGGGCGAACACCGCGGGGGACTCGGGCTCCGGCGCGACATCCGCGTCCGCGACCACACCGCGCGATTCAGCCTGCTCGCCGAGCGCCACGAGTCGCACCCGTACGGCCTCGCCGGTGGCGGCGAGGGGGCCAACGGCGCCGCCTATCTGGTCGACGACGACGGCGACGAACTGGAGAAACTGCCCGCGAAACACACCCGCGACCTCCCGGCCGGCTCCGTCGTCAGCGTCCGCACGCCGGGCGGCGGCGGCTACGGCGACCCCGCCGAGCGCGACCCCCACGCCATCGAGCGCGACCTGCGACTCGGCAAGCTGACCCCCGAGGCTGCGCGCGAGGCGTACGGGTACGAGGCCGACGACGAAGGCGACGCTGGCGACGGGAACGACGGCGACGACTGA
- the tgtA gene encoding tRNA guanosine(15) transglycosylase TgtA has translation MREHFEIRDHDAAGRIGELTVPRAGVTVETPALLPVINPNIETIDPGRLRSEFGADMLITNSYIIRTTEDVRERALEEGLHDMLGFDGAIMTDSGSFQLAEYGEIDTTTTEILEFQRDIGSDIGTPVDIPTPPDASRERAESDLEVTRKALADAEAVDVGDMLVNAPVQGSTYPDLREQAGREAAATDLDVFPVGAVVPMMNSYRYDDMVDAVAAAKRGLSEGCPVHLFGAGHPMMFALAVALGCDLFDSAAYALMARDGRYLTVSGTEQLDDLDYLPCSCPICHEHTPEELRAAQGDEREALLAEHNLHVTFEELRRVKQAIRDGDLLELVEKRARGHPAMADGYRALLDHADQLERIDSASKGTFFGLSHESADRPEVRRHHDRLARLSVPDSLLCSEYGEPSDHDYDEVWRVVPPFGPFPRALSETYPLTAEVPDRTDAAAERAAAEGIRALVEANPDTDVTLAHEGWSADALGVVPESVTLENLHADQHADAVDDADGSAESRSESE, from the coding sequence ATGCGCGAGCACTTCGAGATCCGGGACCACGACGCCGCCGGCCGCATCGGGGAGTTGACCGTCCCCCGCGCCGGCGTCACCGTCGAGACGCCCGCGCTCCTCCCGGTGATCAACCCCAACATCGAGACGATCGATCCGGGCCGGCTCCGCTCGGAGTTCGGCGCCGACATGCTGATCACCAACTCCTACATCATCCGCACGACCGAGGACGTGCGTGAGCGGGCCTTGGAGGAGGGCCTCCACGACATGCTCGGCTTCGACGGCGCGATCATGACCGACTCGGGGAGCTTCCAGCTCGCCGAGTACGGCGAGATCGACACCACGACGACGGAGATCCTGGAGTTCCAGCGCGACATCGGCAGCGACATCGGAACCCCGGTCGACATTCCCACCCCGCCGGACGCGAGCCGCGAGCGGGCCGAATCGGACCTGGAGGTCACCCGCAAGGCGCTCGCCGACGCCGAGGCGGTCGACGTCGGCGACATGCTGGTGAACGCCCCCGTGCAGGGGAGCACCTACCCGGATCTGCGCGAGCAGGCCGGCCGCGAGGCCGCCGCGACGGACCTCGACGTGTTCCCGGTCGGCGCGGTCGTCCCGATGATGAACAGCTACCGCTACGACGACATGGTCGACGCCGTCGCCGCCGCGAAACGCGGACTGAGCGAGGGCTGCCCGGTCCACCTGTTCGGCGCGGGCCACCCCATGATGTTCGCGCTGGCGGTCGCGCTCGGCTGCGACCTGTTCGACTCGGCCGCCTACGCGCTGATGGCGCGCGACGGCCGCTATCTCACCGTCTCCGGCACCGAACAGCTGGACGATCTCGACTACCTTCCCTGCTCGTGCCCCATCTGCCACGAACACACGCCCGAGGAGCTTCGGGCCGCACAGGGCGACGAGCGCGAGGCACTCCTCGCGGAGCACAACCTCCACGTCACCTTCGAGGAGCTGCGTCGCGTGAAGCAGGCCATCCGCGACGGCGACCTGCTCGAACTCGTCGAGAAGCGCGCCCGCGGCCACCCCGCGATGGCCGACGGCTACCGCGCCCTCCTCGATCACGCCGACCAACTGGAGCGCATCGACAGCGCATCCAAGGGCACGTTCTTCGGGCTCTCCCACGAGTCGGCAGACCGCCCCGAGGTTCGGCGCCACCACGACCGCCTCGCGCGCTTGTCCGTTCCCGACTCCCTGCTGTGTTCGGAGTACGGCGAGCCCTCGGATCACGACTACGACGAGGTGTGGCGGGTCGTGCCGCCGTTCGGCCCGTTCCCCCGCGCGCTCTCGGAGACGTACCCGCTCACCGCGGAAGTGCCCGACCGCACCGACGCCGCGGCCGAGCGCGCCGCCGCCGAGGGGATCCGAGCGCTCGTCGAGGCGAACCCCGACACGGACGTGACACTCGCACACGAGGGCTGGAGCGCGGACGCGCTCGGGGTCGTCCCCGAGTCGGTGACACTGGAAAACCTCCACGCCGACCAACACGCCGACGCGGTCGACGACGCGGACGGATCCGCCGAATCTCGAAGCGAAAGCGAATAA
- a CDS encoding hydantoinase/oxoprolinase family protein: MTDDHAPAGTRVGVDVGGTFTDLVTVRDGRIRVDKTPSTPDAPDEGVVTGLRELDAPLAEVDFLGHGTTVATNAVLEGEWADTALLTTAGFRDAVEIGRQTRPDIYDFDATKPDPVVPRDRRFEVPERVDERGAVLRDLDEAAVRDRARDLRESGVESVAVSLLFSFEHPAHERRVREILREEGVDASVSLSADVLPEIREYERTLTTAMNAALKPVMDAYLGSLAAAAGDLGVDAPLRVMGSNGGLMAADAARERPVNTLLSGPAAGVRGATHVAGRRGVDDLITMDMGGTSCDVSLVRDGDPLVTTDTEVGEYPVSVPTVDIHTVGAGGGSVGYVDTGGALRVGPRSAGAQPGPVCYNRGGTEPTVTDAHLVLGRIDPSGFLPDALGRDAAAVREAFAPLAETVVGDPEATEAAARGLLDVANANMRRALRVVSVERGYDPREFALVAFGGAGPLHATALADALDVPEVIVPRAAGVLSALGLLISDVVYDYSTSMVRRLDDVDPAAVRDAFADFEAEGRAELRDAGRADDAMAFERTLDLRYAGQSFDLSVPVEGDLDGDELDLVEERFHAAHERRYGHASPEEPVELVTVRLRTRGLVEPPELAVEERAGDPDDAIAETRQVGFGDGDAPTDGRDTPVYDRERLPTDAAFDGPAVVEGSESTVVVHPGQRARVDGDANLVVETGGDGE, encoded by the coding sequence ATGACCGACGACCACGCGCCGGCGGGAACGCGCGTCGGCGTCGACGTGGGCGGCACGTTCACGGACCTCGTGACGGTCCGGGACGGCCGGATCCGCGTCGACAAGACGCCCTCGACCCCGGACGCGCCCGACGAGGGCGTCGTGACGGGCCTCCGGGAACTGGACGCGCCGCTCGCCGAGGTGGACTTTCTCGGCCACGGGACGACCGTCGCGACCAACGCCGTGCTGGAGGGCGAGTGGGCCGACACCGCCCTCCTGACGACCGCGGGCTTTCGCGACGCCGTCGAGATCGGCCGCCAGACCCGCCCGGACATCTACGACTTCGACGCGACCAAGCCCGACCCGGTGGTCCCCCGCGACCGCCGGTTCGAGGTGCCCGAGCGCGTCGACGAGCGCGGCGCCGTCCTCCGCGACCTCGACGAGGCGGCCGTCCGCGACCGCGCCCGCGACCTCCGGGAGTCGGGGGTCGAGAGCGTCGCCGTCTCGCTGCTGTTCTCCTTCGAGCATCCGGCCCACGAGCGTCGCGTCCGCGAGATCCTCCGCGAGGAGGGCGTCGACGCCAGCGTCTCGCTCTCCGCGGACGTGCTCCCGGAGATCCGCGAGTACGAGCGCACCCTCACCACCGCGATGAACGCCGCGCTCAAGCCCGTCATGGACGCGTACCTCGGGTCGCTGGCCGCCGCCGCCGGCGACCTCGGCGTCGACGCCCCGCTTCGCGTGATGGGGTCGAACGGCGGGCTGATGGCGGCCGACGCCGCCCGCGAGCGCCCCGTCAACACCCTCCTCTCGGGCCCCGCGGCGGGCGTCCGCGGCGCCACCCACGTCGCCGGCCGTCGCGGCGTCGACGACCTGATCACGATGGACATGGGCGGCACCTCCTGCGACGTGAGCCTCGTGCGCGACGGCGACCCGCTCGTGACCACGGACACGGAGGTCGGCGAGTACCCCGTCTCGGTGCCGACGGTCGACATCCACACCGTCGGCGCCGGCGGCGGCTCGGTCGGCTACGTGGACACGGGCGGCGCCCTGCGCGTCGGCCCGCGCTCGGCGGGCGCCCAACCCGGCCCCGTCTGCTACAACCGCGGCGGCACGGAGCCGACCGTCACCGACGCCCATCTCGTGCTCGGCCGCATAGACCCCTCCGGATTCCTTCCGGACGCGCTCGGCCGCGACGCCGCGGCGGTGCGGGAGGCGTTCGCGCCCCTCGCCGAGACCGTCGTCGGCGACCCCGAGGCGACCGAGGCCGCCGCCCGCGGGCTGCTCGACGTGGCGAACGCGAACATGCGCCGGGCGCTCCGGGTCGTCAGCGTCGAGCGGGGCTACGACCCCCGCGAGTTCGCGCTCGTCGCCTTCGGCGGCGCCGGGCCCCTCCACGCGACCGCGCTCGCGGACGCGCTGGACGTTCCAGAGGTGATCGTCCCGCGGGCTGCCGGCGTCCTCTCCGCGCTCGGGCTGCTCATCAGCGACGTGGTGTACGACTACTCCACGTCGATGGTGCGCCGCCTGGACGACGTGGACCCGGCCGCCGTCCGCGACGCGTTCGCCGACTTCGAGGCGGAAGGGCGGGCGGAACTGCGCGACGCCGGCCGCGCGGACGACGCGATGGCGTTCGAGCGCACGCTCGATCTCCGGTACGCCGGCCAGTCGTTCGACCTCTCGGTGCCCGTCGAGGGCGACCTCGACGGCGACGAACTCGACCTCGTCGAGGAGCGCTTCCACGCGGCCCACGAGCGCCGGTACGGCCACGCCTCCCCCGAGGAGCCGGTGGAACTCGTGACCGTTCGCCTGCGCACCCGCGGGCTCGTCGAGCCGCCCGAACTCGCGGTCGAGGAGCGCGCCGGCGATCCCGACGACGCGATCGCGGAGACCCGTCAGGTCGGCTTCGGCGACGGCGACGCCCCGACGGACGGCCGCGACACGCCCGTGTACGACCGCGAGCGCCTGCCGACGGATGCGGCGTTCGACGGACCCGCCGTCGTGGAGGGTAGCGAGAGCACCGTCGTCGTCCACCCCGGCCAGCGGGCGCGCGTCGACGGCGACGCGAACCTGGTCGTCGAGACCGGGGGTGACGGCGAATGA